The window GTGGGAGTTTGCGGCCACCCTTAGCGACGGAAACGGCACGGGGATAGAGAGCGTTTCCCTGCGCCAGGGCAGTGGGAACCTCACGACGACCTCCCTGAGTGGTCCCATCGTTCAGGCCAACTACACAGCCTCCTGCTGCTCGCAGATCGTCGAGTTCGTAGCTGTAGATAAAGTTGGCAACGTGGGGAAGTGCCATCATTCCATTGTCAGGTCTGCTGGGCCTCCTGCTTTAACTCTGACGCTTCCATTGTGGTTGTGCCTGCTGGTCTCTGCCTGTGTCACCAGGTTGTGTAAGCCTTAGGTTAGGGTGCCCACTATCTTCTGTCTGTACTCTGCATCAGGTACCAAATAAACCACTTACCTCTCTAAACTGATTAAAATAAAGTTCCTACTGGTGATGGACATCCTGCTTGAATAGAATGTGAGCACTGATTAGGCAAGTGATGATGAATGTACGCTTAAGATCTGATATGTAATAATTAtgatacaaaaacaattgtatTGCATGGTTTTTAACATGTCTgtattgttgacaaaaatcttaTAATCTGAGCATGAAGCAAGCCAAATATCCCTAAACTTGTTCACCAGGACAAACAAGCATGTCAAGTAAATTCTCTTCAATGgacagtttttacatttttttacagtaacatttcatttgttcccaaatgttctttttgtaaTGGCAAACGTTGGCAACATTTGGTGGGTTTTGTTAACATTTTCCAGACAAATCCATAATATTCAAAGAGAATGGGCTGACAGGCTTTCTCTGGGTGGAATAAATGGAAACGATGATGTTCAAAAATAGAGACGGAAAAATTAGATACAGAAACTTCAATAGTGGAAGTGTTTCTGGTAAAAAATGTAGTATTTCTTTCACCAACATGTACTACAATGGCGGCAGAAATCTCTGTAACCTTAACTTTGTTAATAGTTATTGACAGAATGTTTTTTGTAACATATCTatatttccataatgttgtttgTAGACACTTAAAttaacaatctgagcctgtcagtggcaaaagcATCACTTTAACTGGAGTGCGCATTTGCCCTTTTACTGTAGGGTTACAGcgttctcgctcaatactgAGAAATTTCAAAGAATTTTGTTTACACAGATCATTTAAATCCTAGTCTATATCTTCTTTAAGCCctgtgtccaatctgagttttctgctgcacgactattttgcagcagctctgTGCGGTGCATAGCCCCGCCCATgcccattgtgattggtttaaagaaaagccattaaaccagagcactttttcctcccatccccgaatgctgtatggagtagccagaccttccttcagtgcgctttggaggagggtctggcaaagctagACTACttaaacacaaatgcatgggaAAACACAGCCCAGGATAAAAATGACCAATATTACCCTTTAACTGTTAGGCTTCATTTCCCACTGATCTAAAACATACCACAAGTATTTGGCAAGCCTTAGATATATAAGATACTTATTCATTctatactttttaaaatatgcatgtgaaaaggaaatgtttttacTAAAGTTGAGACCTTTTGCCAAAATCtatcaaaacattgttttctgACAAAAAGAACACAGATTAGAGATCAGGTTAACACTCATTTATTAACTTTTTGAACCTTTTTTCTTAAccaattacatacagtatacatcttCCTTTGATGGCAATGAAACCGGTGTAAATCCAGAATATGAACAACGAAATGAGGGTTAGAATTCTAAATGGGTGGGTCAAATTGTCTAACAGAGGTCTAAATGTTGTCAGCACTGAACCcagaaaatggaaaacaagCTTCAACCGtgtctttaagaaaaaaaacaaaaggatttaTCAAAGCAATGCCATTTAGCCCGTCTTCTGTAATGTTGACACATCCTCTTTAGGTGTgtttaaacaaaacatgaagGGGAAAATTAAGGTAACAGATTTggatttttgaaaatatatcaacttttaacaacaaaacattttacttaTCCCGAGCGGCGACTGCCCTGAAGTTACATTCGGGGATTAACTGAACTGCAACAATTGTGTTCCATTGTGAACAGTTGTGATGAAACCAATGGAGGAACATGTTGGCCAGTGAGAATGTGGGGTGGTTTTACATGATGTTTGGATGTCTAGATTTGGAATATTCATGTGCATGATAAAGGCTACTTGAGGTTAATGTTAATTTACTTTTGCATTTTTAATAACATTACAATATCTACACCAACTGGGGGCTGTGTACACAACACAACTTGTTCAAATAAACTGCATTTATCATTGTATCTTATTTGTTTCagaatcctttaaaaaaatacaccatgTTTCAATATTTGTTCACAGGTGAtctaaccaatcagaatcagaattaaAATACGCACAAAGCCAATTTTACATGCATGTAATCTTAGAAACCAACCGAGGTTGAAGACATTGTCAGAACACATCATGCATGCTCATCTTTTCACGATCCTGTGAAGAGCACATAGTGCTCTAAAGGAAATGCTTCTGAACGATAAAAaggtttaacattttgggaaatgcgcTTATTTGCAGAGAGTTACCACTCTCACAGCTGTGCATAACATGTGGAGCTGGAGCCTGAGACAGTTTATCTTGAAGTTTTTCAATTAACATGTCCTATGttatttgtttaatctgtacgcTGTTTACAATTCAAACGCTTTCGATGTGCTGCATTCACGTCGTACGCTTAGCTAATGCCCTCCtttccacacacccacacacacccacagttCTACAAACCCATTGCACTAAAAGAATAAAACTGAACTGATCCCTTTTGCACCAAGTTCTCTAACAACATTCAGATTTGTATCTGTCAATATAAAAAGTCATTAACATTTTCAGTGGAGCAGGGAGGATGTTGAATGTCCATCTCTCATtggattttatgtacatttttaacatgctttTTCACATGGCCTGACTGCGTGAAGTGCTTGGGGCAGTGTGGGCAGGCATGTGGTCTCTCCCCTGTGTGGATATATTTGTGTCTTTTCAGGTTATTAAAGTCTAAAAATCCTTTCCCACAGTACGGGCACCAGTGCCTCTTCTCTCCATTATGCCACCTTAAATGCACATTGAGTTCAACCTTCCTTGTGAATGTCCTTCCACAGAGGTCGCAATGGAATGGTTTCTCTCCGGTGTGTATCCGTATGTGGGCTTCCACGTCTCGTTTTGTGAGGAAACCCTTGTTGCAGACCTGGCAGATGAAAGGTTTAATCCTCGTGTGCACCATCTGGAGGTGTTTGGTGAGGCCAAAACTGTAGACAAAGCCCTTCCCGCACTTTTGACAGATATGAATCCTGCCGTTGCGGTGCACCCGACCATGCCGTTTAAGACATTTTGAGTCGGGGAAGTTCTTCCCGCAGAGCGTGCATGAGAACGGCCGATGACCTTTGTGGAGACTGACGTGGCTTTCCAGGGCGGCAATGCTGCTGAGGACACGTCCGCACTCCCCACACTGGTTCTTGAGCAGACGCCTACCAATGACTGATAAAGGCTGTAGCGGTGATACAAAAGGTGCTGCTCTGACAGGCATGGGGAAGCGAGGAACACTTGGGGGGGAAACTATGGGCTGATCCTTGGGTCctggctctctctcttttccttccGGAGGCGTAGTCGTGACAGATGTCATTAGAGGAGGAGTCCACACAGCTGTAACTTTAATTTTTCTCACGGTCTCGCAGGAAACACTGCTCTCTGCTAACTGGTTTGTTTTAGCTACGTTCTGCAATTGCGATTGCCtagcatttttcatttttgctatTGTTTTGGCTTTTGCTGCTTTAGCCAACTTCTTAGCATTTGCCACTCTTAAATTCATTTGAGGACCAGGACCATCTTGAATTAATCTGGGTTTCTTAGGAGGAGTGGAGTCCCCTGTTCTACCAGGACTGAAACCATCTGTCGCCGATTTAGGCCACCCAACACTTGGGGAACTGGTATCACTCGTCTTGTTTTTGGTACTGGCATCATCTACAGTCATGCTATAGCTAGGACTGGAAGAATTAGCTTCCCTTTTGTCCTGTTGACTGCTAGAACCATCTTTAGTGAGGGTACACTTCCTACGGCAGAAGAAATTTGTTCCCTTGGTAGGTAATTTAGGGGTAGTAGGAATTTCACACCTCATAGGGATCACAGAAGTAGTTTTAGGACTTTCCTCAACTGACCTAGACATCCTAGGACTCACTGAAGTGGGTTTGGTGTTTTTAGAGCTAGCATGTTCTTGAATTAAGCTTGACCTCCTAGGACTCACAGGAGTCACCACTGTCTTTTTTGAATTAGCACTTTCTATGGAGGAGCTGGACCTCCTAGGACTCACCGAAGTGGATTTAGTCTTTTTAGGGCTAGCACTTTTAGAGTTGGAACTTTCGTTAATTGAGCTAGATCTTTTAAGACTTACCGAAGAGGATTTTGCCTTCTCACAGCTAGCTTTATCTTTAATTGAGCCAGACCTCCGAGGGCTCACTGAAGTGGATTTTGTCTTCTCAGAGCTAGCTTTTTCTTTGAGTGAGCCAGACCTCCGAGGGCTCACTGAAGTGGATTTTGTCTTCTCAGAGCTAGCTTTTTCTTTGATTGAGCCAGACCTCCGAGGGCTCACCGAAGTGGATTTTGTCTTCTCAGAGCTAGCTTTATCTTTAATTGAGATAGACCTCCTAGGACTCACCAAAGTGGAATTTGTCTTTTTAGAGCTAGCTTTTTCCTTAATTGAGCTAGACCTTCTAGGACTCACTAAACTTGATTTTTGGTTTATAGGACTAGAACTTTTAGAGTTGGGACTTTTTACTGCGCTAGACTTTCTAGGACTCACGTAAGTGGATTTTGTCTTTTCAGAACTAGGACTTTCTTTGTTTGAGCTAGACCTCCTTGGACTCACTAAAGTGGATTTGGTCATTTTAGAGCTAGCACTTTCTTGAATTAAGCTAGATCTCCTAGGTCTCAACAAAGAGGACTTGGTGATTTTAGAGTTAGCACTTTTTTCAATTGAGCTAGACCTTCTAGAACGCAAAGAGGATTTTTCCGTTTTGGAGCCTGCACAATTTCTACCTGTACTAGACCTCCTGGGACTCACACGAGTGGGTTTTCTAGTAGCCTTAAACTTCCTAGAACTAACATAAATTGGTTCTCTACCAGTCCTCTTGGGTCCAACACCTGCTCTACATAGTCCAGATCTCCTGGGACAAATAGAAATGGAATCACCTGAGTTTTTTGGACTGTCTTTCTCCAATCTCAGTTTCTTGTCGTTTACAGTGGGGGTCTCCATTTCTCCGTTAGGTTCTGGATTTGTTGCTGTTCTTCTTGCTTGCAAGTGAAGTTTGAAATGACTTCGGAGTTTGGCGACAATGCCTTTtctttgaaacctttttttgtcactggAGCTGGTTGGATCAGAGGAggcctttaaacaaaaaaggaaagaaaaataaatgaatttagaaagaagaaaaaaacacattcagagCAATGCTAATTGTCTTTGCAAGAGTACCagttaaatgtgaaaaaatataaacatgtgGAATGGATGACCATTAATGCTCTATACAATTCATAATTCTTATTTAATTAACACATTTGTCACATTCCAGACTAAGTTTAGACAtaactgttttgtatttttttttaacttcacatAATTAGAAATAGTGTTGACCACTCAGTTTACTCTTACATTACCTGTTTTGGTTCTTGTGTAACAGGTGACACCCTCAGCTGGGCCAGGAACTGGGCTTGAGTCATTTGTAATTGAGGCTCAGGTTTTTTCTTGGTGGTGATGGAGGTAAGACGTATAACTGGAGATAATTGTTTCTCATCTATAGGTGGGTCAGTAGGTAACGCACAATCTTCAAATATTTCCTCATCAATATTAAAAGTAGGATCAGCTGCACCAGATCCAGCCCGAGTTGAGATGTTCCTCACCTTGGATGGTGTAGATGGCTGCACATATGTGCTGTTGGACTCTTCTAAAATGGTGGTGTTTGAGGATAATGATGCCATCTTTTGTACATCATTTGGCTTCTCTGACATCTCAGAGGTGTTTGCAGACAGAGGAACGGACGTTTCTTTTACAATGGGACAAATATCAATGGATAACACAAGTGCCTCTGCTGGCTGTGTTGATTTGCCCTCAGATGATGGTTTCTTTTGTGTGGTATCTCTTTCGAAAATGCTTTGAGTTTTAGAAGACCCATCCATAAGCAGTCTTGACAATACAACTGTCTGTTTGGGTGATAATGGAAATGGGAGCCTGGTTAATCTGACCACGGGAGTAAGTTTTTTCTCAAAAGCTGTGGGTTGCGCAGGAAACGGTGAGGTTGACTCTAGCTCTACTGACCTGTTTAAATTAGAACAGGTTTCTGTGCATTCATTTATGGTTTTAGAACCAGCGTCAACTGGTTTGGGAGATTCTAAGTTGAGTATTCCGTCCAGTTTTGTGCCCACTTTATCTGAAGCGTTTTGTGTGTCCATAGAAATGCTCAACTCCTGTGATAAAGGAGGTGACAACTGCGACAATGACACTGTAACAGGAGTAGATGATTTGGCTGAGTCCTGCTTGGCTGTCGGAACAGTGCTCTGTGACTGGCGTTTCTTTGACTCCACAGCTGACATCTGTCTCGGAATTACAATTGTTATTTTCGAGTGTGGTAGAGGTCCTGACTGTGGGTCTGTAGAGGTGGCGGTCGACTGTGAAGGGACAACAGCAAGCATTTTACTGGACATTGGGTGTGTTGTTTTCTGAGGATCAGAAGCTAGGGAAAGTGTTCCAGGAGGCAGACCTGCAGTTGGAGAGTGTGAAAGTGAAGTTCTTCTCCGGGCACCAACAATGGTTGACACAACAATAGGAAGTTGGTTTGGAAACAGTTTTGCTATTTTATGAGGCATTAATGAGGATACTGGTTTTGGCTTGGCAGTTATTTTACGAGGTACGGCCTTACCCGGTTTGCTGGCTGCTAGCGATGTTATCAGAGGGTGGGGAGGGTGCTGCTGATATGACTGCATGCATGtatgagcagcagcagctggtgaGGGCATTGAAGATGTAGTagtattggatggaatgatcaAATGCTTTTGTTTTAGTATGACAGCCTTGATGTGGGCCTGAACTTTATTGGTTAGAGTAGCATCTGCAGTACCAGGAGCAACACCAAGTTTTTGTATTGTCGATTGCGTCGTAGTGGACGCCTCTGTTACGGCCAAATTCCCTGCAGCTTCATGAGTTTCAACAGGACATGGCGGTGTTTGTGACACGGCTGGCACCTCATCCACTGTTGTTGTGGACACCTCAGTTATTGGCAGATTGCCTGCTACTTCATGAGTTTCATGAGAACATGGCGGTTTCTGTGGCTCAGCTGGCACCTCATCCACAGTTTTTAAGGTACTAATACTGGGGGCACACTGGGTTTGTGGTGGGGCTGCCATTATTTGTGAAGAGGAGAATGTATTTTCTACCGTTGACTGATTCATGGCTTCAACTAATAGCATTGCATCCTGAAGAGTTACAGAGCTGCAGCGTCCTCTGGGCTGAACAGTGGTTCGTGTTTCAGTTACTGATGAAACCTCAGTGGATCGTGCCTGAACTGCCTGTTCTTCAATTCCCATGGAGAGTTGCTGAGATTCTGATGGTTTTTCCTTTGCAGAGGAACATCTTCTACTTAAATAACTTCTTTTACTTGACGATTCTAGTAAAACAGGTGGAGAACAGAGTTCTTTCACTTGCTGATTCAGACGTCCAGCTGTCTTTGGTGGCCGCCCTCTTTTACGTCGTACTATCAACTCAGGCTGTGGACTTGACTCACCAACTGCCACACCAGTTTTTAATTCTTCAAATGCTTCTCCTTTTTTGAGTGGTGTAGGTTGTGCTAACTGTTTGTTGGTAGATTGCACGTCTGCATACCGTTGCAGAGAAACATCAGACTGTTTATTAACTGTTGTACTGTCTTTCGCTCTTTGACAAATTTGGGGGACCACTGATGGTTGCTCTTTTTCCAGGTGTTCAATCTCTTGTTGATGCTGAGCCACCTCCGATGGGAGTTTTTCCAATGGAACAGGTTCTTCATGTGTTTCTGATATCTTCTGACTGCCTTGAGACTCTTCTTCCATATTGTCTTTTATTGCAGCGAGTGAGATTACTAGTGAATGTTCTAACCCAGGCGATTGGTTCTGGGCTCCTTCGATATCCATTTCCAAAGAGGGTAGTTCGAGGGCCACTTGGTCCTCTTCATCTTTTAGACGTAAGGGTATTTCTCCAATTGAACAGACGTCCTTAATGTGAGGCCCTTCATTCTCAGCTCCACAAGCTGAGGCCCATGGTGAACCTAGGGAGAGCAGTGATAGAGCCATCACAGAGGAAACATgagaagacacaaaaaaaaaaagtacggTTCAGTAGTGAAACTTAACACGTTTTGTAAATGTTTACAAATGATCAAACTATAGTTGGAAAGATAAGTCAGTTTTATTCCTGACCTGCATTATCAATGGGCTCAACTTTCTCCTGGACCAGGACAGACTGCACAGGAGAATCATCATAAGTGTGCTGCAGAGGGACAACAAAGAAGTCTGgttttgagaaaacaaaaagataaaaaatgggGAACTAAACGTTATTGTTGCTAAGATACATACATACCTCTTGTTTAACACACACTTCTTGTTTAACAAGAATAAAGGGCCTTTGAGTATTCGGCTCCCCATAGTTATGGTCCTGCAAACTGTAGTACTCTATCTCCTCATGACGGCATTGTTGCTCTTGATTTTCCAATGATGAGTGCCTCAATGGTTGACATTGCTCCACCAGCACCGTGCGGACAGGAGCCAGGTCtgtacacatgaacacacaaaaaGCATAGTGATTTTTAAGATGAAGGTCCTGAATCTTTCCTGAAaactgtaaacattttttttaaatgcgacGTCCCTAAATGCTGTTTGGTCTAAGCCAAAGAAGCCTCATCCACCTTCACTGGTTTCCAATTAAGTCCTGTATCACATATAAAATTGtccttctcacctacaaatccCTTCTTGCCCTGGCCCCACAGTACCTCTCGGACCTCTTCCATCCATACACCCCACCCCGAAACCTGCGGTCCTCAGACGCTGGCCTGCTCTCCATTTCCCACACCAGACTCTGGACGTTCTGTTTCTGTTGAGCGCTGTAATGCCCAACAGTATTGTTTAAACGCACTAGTACAAAGCCCTTTGCCATGATAACATTGTATGGCGCCCCTTCTATTTTGGATCCCACGCTTAAAAAGgcacaataataatacattttttgtaaaaggcgtctttctctcttttgagtattcatacattaaaaacagcaacaacaacaaaatcaacgTAATATTTCggaattaaaatgtctaaaataaaaaataaaaagactatAGCCATGGTATATAATTTGTTGAGTTGTGTTCTTAAACTATCCCAAATGTTTACAACATTGTCAAACCCAAGAAGAAATCTGTAATGTATTCCTGGACTTCTCTAGTTACTCTTACTTCCGTCAAAACAGGGGAACCTAGGTAATACGTTAAAGAGTGATTACAAATCATTCAATGTCAGAGAAGGAATTTACTCCGTAAAAAAGGTAACAAAGCTCAGCACATTGATTCACTATCGATTGATCCAGCTCAACTACACTGTGCTACGTTGacaagtaacgttagctaatgctAGAGGGTAACGTAATAACAATATCATTCAACACGCTCATAAAGTAaattttagtatgattgttttgaccacggttaattGCAATGGGATATCCCATGATTACATTTGCTACGTAACATTAGATGTACAAATAGATGACTAATAACCAATTTCCCAGACCCATGTCTGAAAGCCACCATGGGTTTAGCAGATAACTGTGGTAATGCCCCCCCCAAGACctttcacattttcacatgCATGGCAAAAGAAACTTCTATATTTCAGcagatcattttttggggggtccATCAACTTATCAGCTCAAACACTTAAAGGGTCCTTGTTTAAAACGTCACGTTTTTAACATTCACTTGTAGCTGAATCCAGAGTTATTAAACTAGGCATGATGAATGCACATAACGGACGCAAGCAGACTGGCGGGACTGCGCTCGCCCATGTCGCCCTGCACTGGGCATGCTCAAATGACGGTCCTGTAGCTGTAATGGATATAGCTAATGGTTGTAATTCACCATGTGTTCTCTTAATACAGCTATGGTATTATCTTATGATACATCCAAGGGACGTATGTATGTACGCTGTAAAGCCTTTAATGTGGATTTAACGACATTAGCGTTTCCCAAACTCCCAGGGCTAATCAGCTAGTAGCCAACATCAGAAGTAGCTAGCATGGATGGATGTGTTAAGAGAACGGTAAGACAGCTAACAGCTATATGACTACATAACGTTACTACAGACATAGTAGGACtgtatgctgtaaagcctgtaacgTGGATGAGATATTAAGCCATGAATCTATTAAGAGAAGCTCTGTTTACGAAACCTTAGTAGCGAGCGCTAGCTTGTAGCATTACATgatgattacatctccttggttgtctagCTAATTAAATCAATCGTTTATTTATCTAGATAACCCTGTAAACGATcaggaacaacaacaacacaatgttTATCATTTCTTATACAATGAATCAGCGAGATCATGAGTTTGCCATGTATACTAACAAACTAGCTATACTTGTAAGAGACACAAGAGAGACGCTCATGAACAAGCAAGTTGCTacgacaacacaaacaaactgttgCTACTGGCATGCCCACCATGACATCATGGGCCAGTCAACGCAGAAGATCCTAGCTCCATGATTGCTTTATGAGCTTTTGAATACTCTCATTGAAATGTACAGGGCTTCCCGCCGAATGCTGTATCCAGTTCTCTGAATACGTCCATGCTAATAAAATGCTAATTTTGCTCGCTAGCACACCCTGGTTTGTCTGCCTCACTCCCTTTGCGCTAAGAAACTTCATTCGGGACAACAGCCCACGGGACATATAGTTAACCCTTGTGGTTTCTTTTCAAGGTTTCTTTCACTTTTGAGTTCCCGTCGCTTTTCTTCaaattcaataaatgcaacatcttttcaaaagaaaatgagaa of the Etheostoma spectabile isolate EspeVRDwgs_2016 chromosome 2, UIUC_Espe_1.0, whole genome shotgun sequence genome contains:
- the LOC116696873 gene encoding serine/arginine repetitive matrix protein 2 isoform X11, translating into MSADDFQTKYSSVMEGMLKGAIAETTKLFETMVDELKAELSKIKKENEELKTKCSQFENVRNQLTVDTRESEPPPGPSDGSEKRDRAVQCDLAPVRTVLVEQCQPLRHSSLENQEQQCRHEEIEYYSLQDHNYGEPNTQRPFILVKQEVCVKQEHTYDDSPVQSVLVQEKVEPIDNAGSPWASACGAENEGPHIKDVCSIGEIPLRLKDEEDQVALELPSLEMDIEGAQNQSPGLEHSLVISLAAIKDNMEEESQGSQKISETHEEPVPLEKLPSEVAQHQQEIEHLEKEQPSVVPQICQRAKDSTTVNKQSDVSLQRYADVQSTNKQLAQPTPLKKGEAFEELKTGVAVGESSPQPELIVRRKRGRPPKTAGRLNQQVKELCSPPVLLESSSKRSYLSRRCSSAKEKPSESQQLSMGIEEQAVQARSTEVSSVTETRTTVQPRGRCSSVTLQDAMLLVEAMNQSTVENTFSSSQIMAAPPQTQCAPSISTLKTVDEVPAEPQKPPCSHETHEVAGNLPITEVSTTTVDEVPAVSQTPPCPVETHEAAGNLAVTEASTTTQSTIQKLGVAPGTADATLTNKVQAHIKAVILKQKHLIIPSNTTTSSMPSPAAAAHTCMQSYQQHPPHPLITSLAASKPGKAVPRKITAKPKPVSSLMPHKIAKLFPNQLPIVVSTIVGARRRTSLSHSPTAGLPPGTLSLASDPQKTTHPMSSKMLAVVPSQSTATSTDPQSGPLPHSKITIVIPRQMSAVESKKRQSQSTVPTAKQDSAKSSTPVTVSLSQLSPPLSQELSISMDTQNASDKVGTKLDGILNLESPKPVDAGSKTINECTETCSNLNRSVELESTSPFPAQPTAFEKKLTPVVRLTRLPFPLSPKQTVVLSRLLMDGSSKTQSIFERDTTQKKPSSEGKSTQPAEALVLSIDICPIVKETSVPLSANTSEMSEKPNDVQKMASLSSNTTILEESNSTYVQPSTPSKVRNISTRAGSGAADPTFNIDEEIFEDCALPTDPPIDEKQLSPVIRLTSITTKKKPEPQLQMTQAQFLAQLRVSPVTQEPKQASSDPTSSSDKKRFQRKGIVAKLRSHFKLHLQARRTATNPEPNGEMETPTVNDKKLRLEKDSPKNSGDSISICPRRSGLCRAGVGPKRTGREPIYVSSRKFKATRKPTRVSPRRSSTGRNCAGSKTEKSSLRSRRSSSIEKSANSKITKSSLLRPRRSSLIQESASSKMTKSTLVSPRRSSSNKESPSSEKTKSTLVSPRRSSSIKEKASSKKTNSTLVSPRRSSSINESSNSKSASPKKTKSTSVSPRRSSSSIESANSKKTVVTPVSPRRSSLIQEHASSKNTKPTSVSPRMSRSVEESPKTTSVIPMRCEIPTTPKLPTKGTNFFCRRKCTLTKDGSSSQQDKREANSSSPSYSMTVDDASTKNKTSDTSSPSVGWPKSATDGFSPGRTGDSTPPKKPRLIQDGPGPQMNLRVANAKKLAKAAKAKTIAKMKNARQSQLQNVAKTNQLAESSVSCETVRKIKVTAVWTPPLMTSVTTTPPEGKEREPGPKDQPIVSPPSVPRFPMPVRAAPFVSPLQPLSVIGRRLLKNQCGECGRVLSSIAALESHVSLHKGHRPFSCTLCGKNFPDSKCLKRHGRVHRNGRIHICQKCGKGFVYSFGLTKHLQMVHTRIKPFICQVCNKGFLTKRDVEAHIRIHTGEKPFHCDLCGRTFTRKVELNVHLRWHNGEKRHWCPYCGKGFLDFNNLKRHKYIHTGERPHACPHCPKHFTQSGHVKKHVKNVHKIQ